The following are encoded in a window of Rosa chinensis cultivar Old Blush chromosome 4, RchiOBHm-V2, whole genome shotgun sequence genomic DNA:
- the LOC112200934 gene encoding 26S proteasome regulatory subunit RPN13 isoform X2: protein MGSSSTDAFPQMQEIMLEFRAGKMAFEGKRVIPDTRKGLVRIARGEEGLVHFQWLDRNQNVVEDDQIVFPDEAVFEKVNQASGRVYILKFNTDDRKFFFWMQEPKAEDDTQLCTSVNYYINRPIEEILEEEGPDGSVPLTADDMFEDDISSRAGILVEPNLGAEASSDVTSSSGPVKLEDLQRILSNIDRADSAGDPDGGINLEDILTPDLILPLIETLPLQQSLGSYLPDGQWSPEDILELLQSPPFRQQMDSFNYVLRTGQIDLTQFGIDPSKYKFTVLSFLEALEDSVSKTSEESMQDDKDLRSESCNPMDESQ from the exons ATGGGTTCGTCTTCAACCGACGCTTTTCCACAAATGCAG GAAATTATGCTGGAGTTTCGAGCTGGTAAAATGGCTTTTGAGGGGAAAAGGGTTATTCCCGATACTCGTAAAGGACTTGTTCGCATAGCAAGG GGTGAGGAGGGTTTGGTGCATTTCCAGTGGCTTGATCGGAATCAAAATGTAGTTGAAGAT GATCAGATTGTTTTTCCTGATGAGGCAGTTTTTGAAAAG GTTAATCAAGCATCAGGAAGGGTGTACATACTGAAGTTCAACACAGATGATAGGAAGTTTTTCTTTTGGATGCAG GAGCCGAAAGCTGAAGATGACACACAGTTATGTACCTCCGTTAATTACTACATCAATCGACCAATAG AAGAGATACTTGAAGAAGAAGGCCCTGATGGCTCAGTTCCTCTAACAGCTGATGATATGTTTGAAGATGATATTTCATCAAG AGCTGGAATCTTGGTGGAACCAAACTTGGGTGCGGAAGCAAGTAGCGATGTAACCTCTTCATCTGGCCCAGTGAAGCTGGAAGATCTTCAAAGAATCTTGAGTAACATCGATCGTGCAG ATAGTGCTGGGGATCCAGATGGAG GCATAAATTTGGAGGATATATTGACACCTGATTTGATTCTGCCATTGATTGAGACATTGCCACTGCAACAGAGTTTAGGATCTTACTTGCCTGAC GGTCAATGGTCTCCGGAGGATATATTGGAGTTGCTGCAGAGTCCACCATTCCGCCAACAAATGGATTCATTCAATTAT GTACTTCGAACAGGACAGATAGATTTGACTCAGTTTGGTATTGACCCAAGTAAAT ATAAGTTCACAGTATTGTCTTTTCTTGAGGCACTTGAGGATTCAGTTTCAAAAACATCCGAGGAATCAATGCAAGATGACAAGGATTTAAGATCTGAATCTTGTAATCCCATGGATGAATCCCAGTAG
- the LOC112200934 gene encoding 26S proteasome regulatory subunit RPN13 isoform X1 — MGSSSTDAFPQMQEIMLEFRAGKMAFEGKRVIPDTRKGLVRIARGEEGLVHFQWLDRNQNVVEDDQIVFPDEAVFEKVNQASGRVYILKFNTDDRKFFFWMQEPKAEDDTQLCTSVNYYINRPIEEILEEEGPDGSVPLTADDMFEDDISSRAGILVEPNLGAEASSDVTSSSGPVKLEDLQRILSNIDRADSAGDPDGGPGINLEDILTPDLILPLIETLPLQQSLGSYLPDGQWSPEDILELLQSPPFRQQMDSFNYVLRTGQIDLTQFGIDPSKYKFTVLSFLEALEDSVSKTSEESMQDDKDLRSESCNPMDESQ; from the exons ATGGGTTCGTCTTCAACCGACGCTTTTCCACAAATGCAG GAAATTATGCTGGAGTTTCGAGCTGGTAAAATGGCTTTTGAGGGGAAAAGGGTTATTCCCGATACTCGTAAAGGACTTGTTCGCATAGCAAGG GGTGAGGAGGGTTTGGTGCATTTCCAGTGGCTTGATCGGAATCAAAATGTAGTTGAAGAT GATCAGATTGTTTTTCCTGATGAGGCAGTTTTTGAAAAG GTTAATCAAGCATCAGGAAGGGTGTACATACTGAAGTTCAACACAGATGATAGGAAGTTTTTCTTTTGGATGCAG GAGCCGAAAGCTGAAGATGACACACAGTTATGTACCTCCGTTAATTACTACATCAATCGACCAATAG AAGAGATACTTGAAGAAGAAGGCCCTGATGGCTCAGTTCCTCTAACAGCTGATGATATGTTTGAAGATGATATTTCATCAAG AGCTGGAATCTTGGTGGAACCAAACTTGGGTGCGGAAGCAAGTAGCGATGTAACCTCTTCATCTGGCCCAGTGAAGCTGGAAGATCTTCAAAGAATCTTGAGTAACATCGATCGTGCAG ATAGTGCTGGGGATCCAGATGGAG gccCAGGCATAAATTTGGAGGATATATTGACACCTGATTTGATTCTGCCATTGATTGAGACATTGCCACTGCAACAGAGTTTAGGATCTTACTTGCCTGAC GGTCAATGGTCTCCGGAGGATATATTGGAGTTGCTGCAGAGTCCACCATTCCGCCAACAAATGGATTCATTCAATTAT GTACTTCGAACAGGACAGATAGATTTGACTCAGTTTGGTATTGACCCAAGTAAAT ATAAGTTCACAGTATTGTCTTTTCTTGAGGCACTTGAGGATTCAGTTTCAAAAACATCCGAGGAATCAATGCAAGATGACAAGGATTTAAGATCTGAATCTTGTAATCCCATGGATGAATCCCAGTAG
- the LOC112200656 gene encoding tRNA pseudouridine synthase A, which produces MESKVFVQYNHTDPCAFARWTTKESFQFMSARPWQQVIDFYSDVVKGQKPLSALLGTSCLSKNRIYNSVECVNSQNRGGRWARLTFKIVVSYHGGSFDGWQKQPDLYTVQSVVEQSLGKFVDDKKAQMLKDKGLPLEGAATVAGRTDKGVTALNQVCSFYTWRKDVQSQDIAEAISSAAPGKLRTVSVTEVSRVFHPNFSAKWRRYLYIFPFNDDEEDREQSNETGENTQKFKINDNHYEHEVVPDKCNGENVGNLIITDDVEFETEKKPRMFSVSRVNKLLQKLEGKLLSYKLFARDTKASRNEGPPTECFVFHARAREYRLPCSEHEKGRRVMCIELVANRFLRRMVRVLVATSIREAAAGADEDALLKLMDATCRRATAPPAPPDGLCLVDVGYEEFDPLDCLISKE; this is translated from the exons ATGGAGAGCAAGGTCTTTGTCCAATACAACCACACCGATCCCTGTGCATTTGCGCGCTGGACTACCAA GGAAAGCTTCCAGTTCATGTCAGCCAGGCCTTGGCAACAAGTCATCGACTTTTATTCCGATGTGGTAAAGGGTCAGAAGCCCTTGTCTGCGTTGTTGGGTACTTCTTGTTTGAGTAAAAACAGAATTTACAATAGTGTAGAGTGTGTAAATTCTCAGAATAGGGGTGGGAGGTGGGCAAGACTGACGTTCAAGATTGTGGTTTCGTATCATGGGGGTTCCTTTGATGGGTGGCAAAAGCAGCCGGACCTCTACACTGTCCAAAG TGTTGTTGAGCAATCTCTTGGGAAATTTGTTGATGACAAGAAAGCCCAGATGCTGAAAGACAAAGGGTTGCCATTGGAAGGGGCTGCTACTGTCGCCGGACGGACCGATAAAGGAGTCACAGCCCTTAATCAAGTTTGTTCTTTCT ATACTTGGAGAAAGGATGTGCAATCTCAAGATATTGCAGAAGCTATAAGTAGTGCAGCACCGGGAAAACTCAGGACAGTATCAGTTACTGAG GTATCACGTGTATTCCATCCAAATTTTTCTGCCAAATGGAggcgttatttgtatatatttccaTTTAATGATGATGAGGAGGACAGGGAACAAAGCAATGAGACTGGAGAGAATACTCAAAAATTTAAGATTAATGATAATCATTATGAGCATGAAGTTGTACCTGATAAATGCAATGGGGAAAATGTTGGAAACTTAATCATCACTGATGACGTAGAGTTTGAAACTGAGAAGAAGCCACGGATGTTCAGCGTAAGCAGGGTGAACAAACTTTTACAGAAACTAGAAGGAAAGTTATTATCATATAAGCTATTTGCACGCGATACCAAAGCATCCAGAAATGA GGGTCCACCAACAGAGTGTTTTGTCTTCCATGCTCGAGCAAGAGAGTACAGATTACCGTGTTCA GAGCATGAAAAAGGGAGAAGGGTCATGTGTATTGAACTGGTTGCCAACCGATTCCTACGCAgg ATGGTTCGGGTTCTTGTGGCAACCTCAATTAGGGAAGCCGCTGCAGGTGCAGATGAGGACGCATTGCTAAAACTGATGGATGCAACATGCAGACGTGCTACTGCCCCCCCAGCTCCACCCGATGGTTTATGCCTTGTTGATGTTGGTTATGAAGAATTCGACCCGCTAGATTGCCTCATCTCGAAGGAGTAA
- the LOC112198845 gene encoding pollen receptor-like kinase 2, with amino-acid sequence MKRSKMSRCSMRMRRSVHWTLFPQCSLILLLLFHINVASSAAPPPDPTDTLLKFKDSLKISGNALSNWVKTTPPCDGRKANWDGVLCGEGKLWGLQLEKMGLSGHINVTALTQLPDLRTVSMMQNNFEGSLPDWRKLSTLKTLYMSENKFSGDIPSDFFQGMKQLKKLHLANNQFTGQIPKSLTTLDKLVELTLQGNKFSGKIPDFPQVRWTVFNASKNDLEGEIPDGLRKLSADSFAGNKDLCGAPLHACSAPSSHVNTEKPTGVSTALIVIMIVIAVISIGAAIFFIIVRRRNKRSEYLSSNIEAPPAPSVHNRSVSPVPKEPDQVSQTSEHSSKGTGGGGGSSGKKADSLKLSFVRDDRERFDMQDLLKASAEVLGSGSFGSSYKAALLTGPVMVVKRYKQMNNVGREEFQEHMRRIGRLGHPNLLPLVAYYYKKEEKLLITDHVPNGSLAVRLHGHQSLGQPSLDWPTRLKIVKGVAQGLKYLYSELPSVITPHGHLKSSNVLLSKSFEPLITDYGLIPVVTQEHAQTLMVAYKSPEYVATKRITKKTDVWSLGVLILEILTGKLPTNFLQHGKGSEEDLESWVNSVPREEWFTQVFDREMGANKNCEGEMLKLLNIGLDCCEGDVEKRWDMKEAVERIEELKEQENGGGGSGGGPNEDLMSSCASEGDTTKMV; translated from the exons ATGAAACGTAGCAAGATGTCCCGCTGCAGCATGCGCATGCGGCGCAGCGTGCATTGGACATTGTTTCCTCAATGTTCTTTGATTCTTCTCCTTCTGTTTCATATTAACGTTGCCTCCTCAGCTGCACCCCCACCAGACCCCACAGACACCCTCCTCAAGTTCAAGGACTCACTCAAGATTAGTGGTAATGCGCTGAGTAATTGGGTGAAGACCACGCCTCCGTGCGATGGCAGAAAGGCGAATTGGGATGGCGTTCTTTGTGGCGAGGGGAAGCTTTGGGGCTTGCAGCTTGAAAAGATGGGGTTAAGCGGCCACATTAATGTCACAGCACTCACGCAGCTTCCAGACTTGAGAACCGTAAGCATGATGCAAAATAATTTTGAGGGTTCGTTGCCGGACTGGAGGAAACTTAGTACGTTGAAAACGTTGTATATGTCTGAAAATAAATTCTCGGGGGACATTCCCTCAGACTTTTTCCAGGGAATGAAGCAATTGAAGAAGCTTCATTTGGCGAATAACCAGTTTACGGGTCAGATTCCCAAGTCGTTGACAACCTTGGATAAGCTGGTGGAGCTGACCCTTCAAGGGAACAAATTTTCAGGCAAAATACCAGATTTTCCACAAGTTCGATGGACTGTCTTTAATGCGTCCAAAAACGACTTGGAGGGTGAGATCCCAGACGGCTTGAGAAAGTTGAGTGCAGACTCCTTTGCTG GGAATAAAGATCTATGTGGAGCTCCATTACATGCATGCTCAGCTCCCTCCTCACACGTTAATACAGAGAAGCCCACGGGTGTGAGCACCGCCCTAATTGTGATTATGATTGTGATAGCAGTCATATCCATCGGTGCGGCAATTTTCTTCATCATTGTCAGACGTCGCAACAAAAGATCCGAATACTTATCATCAAATATAGAGGCTCCACCGGCACCATCAGTCCATAACAGATCGGTATCACCAGTTCCAAAAGAACCAGACCAGGTTAGCCAAACATCAGAGCACTCGAGTAAAGGAacgggaggaggaggaggaagcagTGGAAAGAAGGCTGATAGCTTGAAGCTCTCGTTTGTCCGAGACGACAGGGAAAGGTTTGATATGCAAGACTTGCTAAAAGCCTCCGCCGAGGTGTTGGGCAGCGGCAGCTTTGGGTCTTCTTACAAGGCCGCGCTGCTGACTGGACCGGTGATGGTTGTGAAGAGGTATAAGCAGATGAACAATGTGGGAAGAGAGGAGTTCCAAGAGCATATGAGGAGAATAGGGAGACTGGGACACCCTAATTTGCTTCCACTTGTGGCTTATTACtataagaaagaagagaagctCTTGATTACCGACCATGTTCCGAATGGCAGCTTGGCTGTTCGTCTTCATG GACACCAAAGCTTAGGTCAACCAAGCCTTGACTGGCCAACGCGTTTGAAGATTGTCAAAGGTGTAGCTCAAGGCTTAAAATACCTCTACAGTGAGCTGCCGAGCGTAATCACACCCCACGGCCACCTGAAATCCTCGAACGTTCTTCTCAGCAAATCCTTCGAACCCCTCATCACCGACTATGGCCTAATTCCTGTAGTTACCCAAGAGCATGCTCAGACCCTAATGGTGGCGTACAAGTCCCCTGAGTACGTTGCAACCAAGCGGATCACAAAGAAGACCGATGTATGGAGCCTCGGTGTGCTCATCTTGGAAATCCTAACCGGGAAGTTGCCAACCAACTTTTTGCAACATGGTAAGGGAAGCGAGGAGGATCTGGAGAGCTGGGTGAACTCGGTGCCTAGAGAGGAGTGGTTCACGCAGGTGTTCGATAGGGAAATGGGGGCAAACAAGAACTGCGAGGGGGAGATGCTGAAGCTCTTGAACATTGGGTTGGATTGTTGCGAAGGGGATGTGGAGAAGAGGTGGGATATGAAAGAGGCTGTGGAGAGGATTGAAGAGTTGAAAGAACAGGaaaatggtggtggtggtagtgGTGGCGGTCCGAATGAGGATCTCATGTCTTCTTGCGCTAGTGAAGGTGACACCACGAAGATGGTGTGA
- the LOC112200070 gene encoding uncharacterized protein LOC112200070, whose amino-acid sequence MEEIRKAALAYYNNLPKDLQKLASAKFKEIDSSGDGTISIEEFKKSMGSSFHNNSVIMERSFKELDNNGDRKLDFNEYITLYYLVESGRVLIYCAGNGCKAAPFLKGLYFTCVDCFHHNKNGTFDLCTSCYHNADFVHEHTNFVDNHVLLRSKAACCESTSEPCSPGSDSESNQVSRTGSKGVPVNRSGSKRRALLGAIKSGASVTRAVGNMASDVASCSIM is encoded by the exons ATGGAAGAAATACGTAAGGCTGCTTTAGCTTACTACAATAACTTGCCAAAGGATCTACAGAAGCTGGCATCTgcaaaattcaaagaaattgATTCAAGTGGTGATGGCACAATAAGCATCGAGGAATTCAAGAAGAGTATGGGAAGCTCTTTCCACAACAACTCTGTGATCATGGAGAGAAGCTTCAAGGAGCTGGACAACAACGGAGACCGCAAGTTGGATTTCAACGAGTACATCACTCTTTACTATCTTGTAGAGAGCGGTAGGGTGCTGATTTATTGTGCGGGCAATGGATGTAAGGCCGCACCTTTTCTCAAGGGACTCTATTTCACTTGCGTCGACTGCTTCCACCATAACAAAAATGGAACTTTCGATCTCTGCACCTCTTGCTACCACAATGCAGACTTTGTTCATGAACACACAAACTTTGTGGATAACCATGTGTTACTTCGTTCCAAGGCTGCTTGTTGTGAATCCACATCTGAG CCATGCTCTCCTGGGTCTGATTCTGAGTCCAATCAAGTCAGTCGAACTGGATCAAAGGGAGTGCCAGTTAATCGATCTGGATCAAAGAGG AGGGCACTACTTGGAGCAATCAAATCTGGAGCGAGTGTTACACGTGCAGTAGGAAATATGGCTTCTGATGTTGCTTCTTGCAGCATCATGTGA